The segment AATTTGGAAATACTTCTCAATATGAAAGAAGCTATAATAGAGAGACCCACCATCATCAAATTTGTACAGAATGTGGCAAAATAACTGAGTTTCAGAGTGAGAAACTTCAGCGAGCCATTGAAGAGACTAAGCAAGATGACTTTTTGTTATCTCATTATTCTCTCTATCTATATGGTATATGTAAAGATTGCACAAATAAAAAGAATAACAATCATAAACAACAATAAAGAACTAAGATGAAAGTAGATGTTCTATTAGGGTTACAATGGGGCGACGAAGGTAAAGGGAAGATTGTAGATGTTCTTACACCTAAGTACGATGTTGTAGCTAGATTTCAAGGGGGACCCAATGCTGGTCATACATTGAAGTTTGAAGGTGAAAAATATGTATTACGTTCAATTCCTTCTGGTATATTTCAAGGAGATAAGGTGAATATAATTGGAAATGGAGTTGTTTTAGATCCCTCTCTTTTTAAAGATGAAGCAGTAGCTTTAGAAGCTTCTGGACACAATCTTAAAGAGAGGCTTTTTATTTCTAAAAAAGCACATCTTATATTACCAACGCATAGAATCCTAGATGCTGCTTATGAAGCGGCTAAAGGGGATGCAAAAGTGGGTACTACAGGAAAAGGTATCGGACCTACATATACTGATAAAATAAGTCGTAATGGCCTACGTGTAGGTGATATTCTATCTGATTTTACAAGTAAATATAATAAACTTAAAGCTCGTCACGAGGAGATTCTTAAAAGCTTAAACTATAAATATGATTTAAGTGAATTGGAATCTAAATGGATGGAAGCTATAAGCTATCTAAAGGAATTCACTCTTATAGATAGTGAAATTGAAATCAATAATTTTCTTTTAAAAGAAAAGAGTGTACTATGTGAAGGTGCTCAAGGTACAATGCTTGATATTGATTTTGGCTCTTATCCTTTTGTTACATCATCTAATACTGTTTCTGCAGGTGCTTGTACAGGCTTGGGTGTTGCTCCAAATCGTATAGGCGAAGTTTTTGGTATTTTTAAAGCTTATTGTACACGTGTTGGTGAAGGTCCTTTCCCTACAGAGTTGTTTGATGAAGTAGGAGAGAAAATCTGTGATTTAGGAGGAGAATATGGTGCTGTAACAGGGCGTAAACGTCGTTGTGGATGGATCGATCTTATAGCTCTTAAATATGCGGTTATGATTAATGGTGTTACTAAATTAATCATGATGAAGAGTGATGTTTTAGATTCTTTTGAAACAATCAAGGCTTGTATTGCTTATGATGTTAATGGTAAAGAGTACGATTATTTACCTTATGATATTGCCGATGGCGTAAAACCTATCTATGTAGAGCTTCCAGGTTGGAAAGTAGATATGACTTCTGTGACAAGTGAAAATGAGTTCCCAGAAGAGTTTAATGCTTACATTTCTTTCTTAGAACAAGAACTAGGTGTACCTATTGCTATTGTATCTGTTGGTCCAGATAGAGAACAAACTATCATCAGGGACGGAGAAAACTAAAAAAATAATGATATATTGAGAGGGAAACTTTGTGGATAGCCATAGAGTTTCCCTTTTTTTATTCTTAAAAACTAATTTACTTATGAAAAACACATTGTTGATAACATTCCTTTGTTTAGGAATGATCAGTCCTTTACTTGCCCAACAGGAGTATGAATATACTCCTTCATTAGAAAATCTAAAGTCTAGAGAAGCGTTTCAAGATAACAAATTTGGTGTTTTTATTCATTGGGGAGTCTATTCTATGTTGGCTACAGGTGAGTGGACTATGACTAATAATAATTTGGATTATAAAGAATATGCAAAATTGGCAGGAGGCTTCTATCCAGCTAAATTTGATGCTGCTGAATGGGTTAGAACGATAAAAAATGCAGGAGCAAAGTATATTTGTATTACGACTCGTCATCACGATGGCTTCTCTATGTTTGATTCAAAATATACTGATTATACAATCACTAAAGCCTCTCCTTTTAAGAGAGATATCATAAAAGAGCTAGCTGATGAATGTCTGAAACAAGGAATAAAACTTCACTTTTATTATTCTCATATTGATTGGGGTAGAGAAGATGCTCCGTGGGGACGTACAGGCCGGGGTACAGGGCGTCCCAATAGCAAAGGAGATTGGAATAGTTATTATTCATTTATGAATAATCAGCTGACAGAACTTTTGACTAATTATGGACCCGTTGGTGCTATTTGGTTTGATGGTTGGTGGGATCAAGATCAGAATCCAGATTTTGATTGGGAATTACCTTATCAGTACAATATGATTCATCAGTTGCAACCTGCTTGTTTGATTGGGAATAATCATCATCAAGTACCTTTTGATGGTGAGGATATACAAATTTTTGAGAGAGATCTCCCCGGAGAGAATGTTGCTGGTTTATCAGGACAAGATATAGCTCATTTACCATTGGAAACTTGTGAGACAATGAATGGTATGTGGGGGTATAAAATAACTGATCAAAACTATAAATCAACTAAAACTTTAATTCATTATTTAGTGAAAGCAGCAGGTAGAAATGCTAACTTATTAATGAATGTTGGACCTCAGCCCGATGGTTGCTTGCCAGAAATAGCTGTTGATCGTTTATCCGAGATGGGAGAGTGGTTGAAAGAATATGGTGAAACTATTTATGGAACTCGTGGAGGAATTATAACACCCAGAGATTGGGGTGTAACTACTCAAAAAGGGAATAAGCTTTATGTCCATATTTTAGAATTAGATGATAAAGGGCTCTTTTTACCATTAGAAATGAAACAAATAAAAAGTGCAAAGCTGTATAATTCAGATAAAAAGATTAATATTTCTAAAAATACAGGTGGTATCAC is part of the Bacteroides coprosuis DSM 18011 genome and harbors:
- a CDS encoding Adenylosuccinate synthetase (COGs: COG0104 Adenylosuccinate synthase~HAMAP: Adenylosuccinate synthetase~InterPro IPR001114~KEGG: bth:BT_1843 adenylosuccinate synthetase~PFAM: Adenylosuccinate synthetase~PRIAM: Adenylosuccinate synthase~SMART: Adenylosuccinate synthetase~SPTR: Putative uncharacterized protein;~TIGRFAM: Adenylosuccinate synthetase~IMG reference gene:2504106419~PFAM: Adenylosuccinate synthetase~TIGRFAM: adenylosuccinate synthase); translated protein: MKVDVLLGLQWGDEGKGKIVDVLTPKYDVVARFQGGPNAGHTLKFEGEKYVLRSIPSGIFQGDKVNIIGNGVVLDPSLFKDEAVALEASGHNLKERLFISKKAHLILPTHRILDAAYEAAKGDAKVGTTGKGIGPTYTDKISRNGLRVGDILSDFTSKYNKLKARHEEILKSLNYKYDLSELESKWMEAISYLKEFTLIDSEIEINNFLLKEKSVLCEGAQGTMLDIDFGSYPFVTSSNTVSAGACTGLGVAPNRIGEVFGIFKAYCTRVGEGPFPTELFDEVGEKICDLGGEYGAVTGRKRRCGWIDLIALKYAVMINGVTKLIMMKSDVLDSFETIKACIAYDVNGKEYDYLPYDIADGVKPIYVELPGWKVDMTSVTSENEFPEEFNAYISFLEQELGVPIAIVSVGPDREQTIIRDGEN
- a CDS encoding glycoside hydrolase family 29 (alpha-L-fucosidase) (COGs: COG3669 Alpha-L-fucosidase~InterPro IPR000933~KEGG: bfs:BF3242 putative exported alpha-L-fucosidase protein~PFAM: Glycoside hydrolase, family 29~SMART: Glycoside hydrolase, family 29~SPTR: Putative uncharacterized protein;~IMG reference gene:2504106420~PFAM: Alpha-L-fucosidase), with product MKNTLLITFLCLGMISPLLAQQEYEYTPSLENLKSREAFQDNKFGVFIHWGVYSMLATGEWTMTNNNLDYKEYAKLAGGFYPAKFDAAEWVRTIKNAGAKYICITTRHHDGFSMFDSKYTDYTITKASPFKRDIIKELADECLKQGIKLHFYYSHIDWGREDAPWGRTGRGTGRPNSKGDWNSYYSFMNNQLTELLTNYGPVGAIWFDGWWDQDQNPDFDWELPYQYNMIHQLQPACLIGNNHHQVPFDGEDIQIFERDLPGENVAGLSGQDIAHLPLETCETMNGMWGYKITDQNYKSTKTLIHYLVKAAGRNANLLMNVGPQPDGCLPEIAVDRLSEMGEWLKEYGETIYGTRGGIITPRDWGVTTQKGNKLYVHILELDDKGLFLPLEMKQIKSAKLYNSDKKINISKNTGGITLNLPEVPVSIDYIVELELKN